One Rhodobacteraceae bacterium M385 genomic region harbors:
- a CDS encoding VOC family protein has translation MSILSLVKNSEPAATTDRLSWGVVELQVTDLERAVAFWTSALGLVDRNHAAPGVALGTAERTLFVLHSGATAPVEAAFTGMYHVAIGVRSQAEFSRMLARLLHLQIPVSPTDHLMSKSLYLVDPDGLEIEITFETPGRFGRMGDMSRGLIMFDAEGRPHNGREALNLSEELAHAETADLMAPLADDSYLAHLHFKVAALEPALDWYKRLGFQNHLTLAGWGFADMGAGKPNTHRLAMNTWAGPNRPAAPDHMARLLRYEVIAHDPALLENAGLQRNGDSAHGIDPTGVEITLRTVTSGKDA, from the coding sequence ATGTCTATACTTTCCCTCGTCAAGAATTCCGAACCCGCAGCGACAACCGATCGTCTGTCTTGGGGCGTGGTAGAGCTTCAGGTCACAGATCTTGAGCGTGCCGTTGCGTTCTGGACCTCGGCCCTTGGTTTGGTCGACCGCAACCATGCAGCCCCCGGTGTGGCTTTGGGCACGGCAGAGCGCACGCTATTCGTGCTGCATTCTGGCGCTACTGCCCCGGTAGAGGCCGCCTTTACAGGCATGTATCACGTTGCAATTGGCGTGCGCAGTCAGGCTGAATTCTCGCGCATGTTGGCGCGGTTGCTTCATCTGCAAATACCAGTCAGCCCGACCGATCATCTGATGTCGAAATCTCTGTATCTGGTCGATCCCGATGGACTGGAGATCGAGATCACCTTTGAAACACCTGGGCGGTTCGGCCGCATGGGCGACATGTCGCGCGGGCTGATCATGTTCGATGCCGAGGGTCGCCCCCACAATGGCCGCGAGGCGTTAAACCTGTCCGAGGAACTAGCCCACGCAGAGACAGCAGACCTGATGGCCCCTTTGGCCGATGATAGCTACCTGGCGCACCTGCATTTCAAGGTGGCCGCGCTAGAGCCGGCATTGGACTGGTACAAAAGACTGGGCTTTCAAAACCACCTGACGCTTGCAGGTTGGGGCTTTGCGGATATGGGGGCAGGTAAGCCCAATACGCACCGTTTGGCGATGAACACCTGGGCCGGACCAAACCGCCCCGCTGCTCCGGATCATATGGCGCGGTTGCTGCGCTATGAGGTGATCGCCCACGATCCCGCCCTGTTGGAAAATGCGGGCCTGCAACGAAACGGCGATTCTGCCCACGGGATTGATCCCACCGGTGTCGAAATCACCTTGCGGACTGTAACGAGTGGAAAGGACGCATGA
- a CDS encoding cytochrome b/b6 domain-containing protein, whose product MMDLSSQTYRPSQIALHWVVVLGILVQWIANEQIVRVVEAMQTGVTPVSADVTMAWVHVSVGSLIFLAVLARLFLRYRYGVPGHAPGTPKAQALIATWMHRALYAALFGMVITGGLTWNGVAPLGGIHFGLNNVLFGLAALHGAAAVFNQFIRKDGTLRRMIPALKG is encoded by the coding sequence ATGATGGACCTGTCTTCGCAAACCTATCGCCCGTCGCAGATTGCCCTGCACTGGGTCGTCGTCCTCGGCATTCTTGTGCAATGGATCGCGAATGAACAGATCGTCCGCGTGGTCGAGGCGATGCAAACCGGCGTTACCCCGGTCAGCGCGGATGTCACCATGGCTTGGGTGCATGTGTCCGTGGGCTCGCTGATCTTTCTGGCGGTCTTGGCCCGGCTGTTCCTGCGCTATCGCTATGGTGTACCCGGCCACGCCCCCGGCACCCCAAAGGCGCAGGCGCTAATCGCCACTTGGATGCACCGCGCCCTTTATGCGGCTCTGTTCGGGATGGTGATTACCGGTGGCCTGACATGGAACGGCGTCGCGCCGTTGGGGGGCATTCACTTCGGCCTCAATAACGTGCTTTTTGGGTTAGCAGCCCTCCACGGGGCCGCGGCAGTATTCAACCAATTTATCCGCAAAGACGGCACCCTGCGCCGGATGATCCCGGCCCTTAAGGGGTAG
- a CDS encoding LysR family transcriptional regulator: MADHKSFTAAADRLGLSAAMTSKHVQHVEARVGARLLNRNSRNVSLTEAGARYLLAVRPLLEGVDEVEAQLSSDTLSPRGRLKVSMPVWMATPAFARILTAYHRTNPEVTLDLDLSGRKINMVEEGVDLVLRVAFDLDDGLIARKLAKATFQLVAAPEFLDRFTRPQSAADLTGAPMLAYSRVAADGHLQFGGATGLDVKLNPIVVSANEGLLHQATVAGMGFAMMPNWVTHEDLQAGRLEVVLPHVEWPTLDIHAIYTDRSYLPAKVRSFLDFLAGPQGLSTVLD, translated from the coding sequence GTGGCAGACCACAAGAGCTTCACCGCCGCGGCGGACCGTTTGGGCTTGTCCGCCGCGATGACCAGCAAACACGTCCAGCACGTCGAGGCCCGCGTCGGGGCCCGCCTGCTGAACCGTAACAGTCGCAATGTCTCTTTGACGGAAGCAGGCGCGCGATACCTTTTGGCCGTGCGCCCGCTTCTTGAAGGCGTGGATGAGGTGGAGGCTCAGCTATCCTCCGACACGTTGTCCCCACGGGGGCGGCTCAAAGTGTCGATGCCCGTGTGGATGGCCACCCCAGCATTTGCGAGAATACTGACCGCCTACCACCGCACGAACCCCGAGGTGACCCTTGATCTCGACCTGAGCGGACGGAAGATCAACATGGTCGAAGAAGGCGTTGATCTGGTGTTGCGGGTGGCGTTTGATCTGGATGATGGGTTGATCGCCCGCAAACTGGCCAAAGCCACATTTCAACTTGTCGCCGCCCCAGAGTTTTTGGACCGCTTCACCCGCCCTCAATCTGCCGCCGACCTCACCGGCGCACCGATGCTGGCCTATTCCCGAGTTGCCGCCGACGGCCATCTCCAATTTGGTGGCGCCACTGGATTGGACGTGAAATTGAACCCAATCGTGGTCAGCGCCAATGAAGGCCTGCTGCACCAAGCCACCGTCGCGGGCATGGGGTTTGCGATGATGCCCAATTGGGTCACCCACGAGGATCTGCAAGCGGGGCGGCTTGAAGTTGTGCTACCCCATGTTGAATGGCCCACATTGGACATCCACGCCATTTACACCGACCGCAGCTATCTGCCCGCCAAGGTACGCAGTTTTCTCGATTTCTTGGCAGGCCCCCAAGGGCTGTCCACCGTGCTTGACTAG
- a CDS encoding DoxX family protein, protein MTTINTNTQPTSKAWNIGLWVAQVALAAMFLMAGFMKLTSAPADMVAMGMLWAENTPVALIRFIGTAEVLGAIGVILPAATRIMPDLTKLAALGLAVIMVLAFGLHAVRGEFEVLPMNVILFALAGLVIWGRTKKAPIAPRG, encoded by the coding sequence ATGACGACGATTAACACAAACACACAACCGACAAGCAAAGCCTGGAACATCGGTCTTTGGGTCGCTCAAGTGGCCTTGGCTGCCATGTTCCTGATGGCCGGCTTTATGAAGTTGACCTCTGCCCCCGCTGACATGGTCGCTATGGGGATGCTTTGGGCCGAGAACACGCCCGTGGCCTTGATCCGCTTTATCGGCACAGCCGAGGTGCTTGGCGCGATTGGTGTGATCCTGCCAGCGGCCACCCGCATCATGCCTGACCTCACCAAACTCGCGGCTCTGGGGCTGGCGGTTATCATGGTCCTTGCCTTCGGTCTGCATGCCGTGCGCGGCGAATTCGAAGTGCTGCCAATGAACGTGATCTTGTTTGCCTTGGCTGGCCTTGTCATCTGGGGTCGCACCAAGAAGGCACCCATCGCGCCCCGGGGCTAA
- the hppD gene encoding 4-hydroxyphenylpyruvate dioxygenase codes for MGPFPHDAPKSVIDATNVAGTDGFEFVEFAHPNPAELETLFQSMGYVEVARHKTRDISLYRQGDINYVLNREPNTHAARFVQDHGPCAPAMAWRCVDAAHALKCAVDYGAEEYTGDDKTLDVPAVVGIGGSLLYFIDTYGDQSPYEAEFDWLAEADPKPFGAGFYYLDHLTHNVMRGNMSTWYDFYAKAFNFKEIRFFDIKGKQTGLFSRALTSPCGKIRIPINESADDTSQIEEYLNEYKGEGIQHIAVATNSIYDSVDQIAANGIDFMPPPPDTYYAMSHKRVHNHEEPLERMKQHGILIDGEGVVDGGVTRILLQIFSKTVIGPIFFEFIQRKGDDGFGEGNFKALFESIEEDQIQRGVI; via the coding sequence ATGGGACCATTCCCCCACGACGCCCCGAAATCCGTAATCGACGCCACCAATGTGGCTGGCACCGATGGTTTTGAGTTCGTCGAATTCGCTCACCCCAATCCGGCCGAGCTGGAAACTCTGTTTCAATCCATGGGCTACGTCGAAGTGGCGCGGCACAAGACCCGAGATATCAGCCTCTATCGCCAGGGCGACATTAACTACGTTCTGAACCGAGAGCCGAACACCCACGCCGCCCGCTTCGTACAAGATCATGGGCCCTGCGCCCCGGCGATGGCATGGCGCTGCGTTGATGCCGCCCACGCGCTGAAGTGTGCGGTGGATTATGGGGCCGAAGAATATACCGGCGACGATAAAACGCTGGACGTTCCTGCGGTTGTCGGCATCGGCGGCTCGCTTCTTTACTTCATCGACACCTATGGCGACCAAAGCCCCTATGAGGCTGAATTCGACTGGCTTGCAGAGGCCGACCCGAAGCCGTTTGGCGCAGGGTTCTATTACCTCGATCACCTGACCCACAATGTGATGCGCGGGAACATGTCCACTTGGTATGATTTCTACGCCAAGGCATTCAACTTCAAGGAAATCCGCTTCTTTGACATCAAGGGCAAGCAGACGGGCCTGTTCTCACGGGCCCTGACCTCGCCCTGCGGCAAGATCCGTATTCCGATCAACGAAAGCGCCGATGACACTTCGCAGATTGAGGAATACCTGAACGAATACAAAGGCGAAGGCATTCAGCATATCGCCGTGGCGACCAATTCGATTTACGACAGCGTGGACCAGATCGCGGCCAACGGCATCGACTTCATGCCGCCGCCGCCAGACACCTACTACGCCATGAGCCACAAGCGTGTGCACAACCATGAAGAACCGTTGGAGCGCATGAAGCAGCACGGCATCCTGATCGACGGTGAAGGTGTGGTTGACGGGGGCGTGACGCGGATCCTGTTGCAGATCTTCTCAAAAACCGTAATCGGCCCGATCTTCTTCGAGTTCATCCAGCGCAAAGGGGATGACGGCTTTGGTGAGGGCAACTTCAAGGCTCTGTTCGAGAGCATCGAAGAGGATCAAATCCAACGGGGCGTGATCTAG
- a CDS encoding TetR/AcrR family transcriptional regulator, translated as MTNAPSRQRGSRELWINAAYEVLISDGIDAVKVMPLARKLNLTRTGFYWFFEDLDELHSQMVTLWENQNTGNLVDRCTLPAATIHEALFNLMDCWLDPNLFDARLDLAIRNWARVSPALQSQIAAADAERIAAVDQMFQRHGFTQKQAEVRSLTVIYTQVGYISMQVEEDPTERLERVQHYVELFAGSPPNTPEVAGFRARHQGPRSA; from the coding sequence ATGACAAACGCCCCCTCTCGTCAGCGCGGCTCCAGAGAGCTTTGGATCAATGCCGCCTACGAGGTGCTGATCTCCGACGGCATAGATGCTGTCAAAGTTATGCCTTTGGCGCGAAAGCTAAATCTGACGCGCACCGGCTTTTACTGGTTCTTTGAAGATCTGGACGAATTGCACAGCCAGATGGTGACTTTATGGGAAAATCAGAACACCGGGAATCTGGTGGACCGCTGCACCCTGCCCGCCGCAACCATTCACGAGGCGCTGTTCAACCTGATGGATTGCTGGCTGGACCCCAACCTGTTTGACGCAAGGCTTGATCTGGCGATCCGCAATTGGGCCCGCGTGTCCCCTGCCCTGCAATCCCAAATCGCCGCCGCCGATGCCGAACGCATTGCGGCCGTGGACCAGATGTTTCAACGCCACGGCTTCACGCAGAAACAGGCCGAGGTTCGCAGCCTCACGGTGATTTATACGCAGGTCGGATATATCTCGATGCAAGTGGAAGAGGACCCCACCGAGAGGCTGGAGCGCGTGCAACACTACGTGGAGCTTTTCGCCGGAAGCCCTCCCAATACGCCCGAAGTAGCCGGTTTCCGGGCCCGCCACCAAGGCCCGCGCTCCGCCTAA
- a CDS encoding glucose 1-dehydrogenase produces MKLANKTAIITGGGRDIGRACALKLAAEGANVAISYFASSAGADSAVAEIKAAGGNAIAVQADLNHQEGVDALVNATVEAFGSVDVLVNNSGGLIARKTFAEMSLEHFNNVMSLNLTSTFMMIKAVGPHMGQGTIVNLASQAARDGGGPGSVAYAASKGAIMTMTRGLAKELGPDVRVNGLCPGMIDTDFHNIHTPDAGRRAYEANAPVKRQGTPDDVANLVLFLACDDSSFLTGTNVDINGGMLFS; encoded by the coding sequence ATGAAACTCGCTAACAAGACTGCAATCATTACTGGTGGTGGGCGCGATATCGGACGGGCCTGCGCCCTGAAACTTGCCGCAGAGGGGGCGAATGTCGCCATCAGCTATTTCGCCAGTAGCGCAGGTGCCGACAGTGCGGTGGCCGAGATCAAGGCCGCAGGCGGCAATGCGATTGCCGTGCAGGCCGATCTCAACCACCAAGAGGGTGTGGACGCGCTGGTTAACGCCACGGTCGAGGCGTTCGGCAGCGTCGATGTCCTGGTCAACAACTCGGGCGGTTTGATCGCGCGCAAAACATTTGCCGAGATGTCGTTGGAGCATTTCAACAACGTCATGTCCCTGAACCTGACCAGCACGTTCATGATGATCAAGGCGGTCGGGCCGCATATGGGGCAGGGCACGATCGTTAACCTCGCCAGCCAAGCCGCCCGTGACGGCGGTGGCCCCGGTTCGGTGGCATACGCGGCCTCCAAGGGCGCGATTATGACGATGACTCGCGGCTTGGCGAAAGAGCTGGGTCCAGACGTGCGCGTGAACGGTCTTTGCCCCGGTATGATCGACACCGATTTCCACAACATCCACACCCCTGACGCGGGCCGCCGCGCCTATGAGGCGAACGCGCCGGTCAAACGCCAAGGCACGCCCGATGACGTAGCGAACCTTGTGCTGTTCCTTGCCTGCGATGACTCGTCGTTCCTTACGGGGACCAACGTCGATATCAACGGCGGCATGTTGTTCAGCTAA
- a CDS encoding GntR family transcriptional regulator has protein sequence MPTSARTRDRRTSVDVVFDHLHASITSLELMPGDKISEAEIASQFGVSRQPVRDAFSRLENLDLLLIQPQKATEVKRFSLREITKSRFVRFSVEAEVLRRAAREITPSDSVKLDANLMLQKPTVEDGNYEEFSKLDYEFHNILCKIAKVEFAFDVISFEKARVDRLCMLSLSREDRMPSLIEDHQAITDCVKANDAEGAVAAGMLHLSRLDETIDAIFRENPNYFET, from the coding sequence ATGCCTACATCCGCACGCACCAGAGATCGCCGAACCAGCGTCGATGTCGTCTTCGACCACCTCCATGCTTCTATCACCTCTCTCGAACTTATGCCGGGCGACAAGATATCGGAGGCAGAGATCGCCTCGCAGTTCGGGGTTTCCCGCCAACCTGTGCGCGATGCGTTCAGCCGCCTGGAAAACCTTGATCTGTTGTTAATCCAGCCGCAGAAGGCGACCGAGGTGAAGCGCTTTTCTTTGCGTGAAATTACCAAGTCGCGGTTCGTTCGGTTCAGCGTTGAAGCCGAAGTCCTGCGTCGCGCGGCAAGGGAAATCACCCCCTCCGACAGCGTAAAGCTGGACGCGAACCTGATGCTTCAAAAGCCCACAGTAGAAGACGGCAACTACGAGGAATTCAGCAAACTCGACTACGAATTCCACAACATCTTGTGCAAGATCGCCAAAGTCGAATTCGCCTTTGACGTGATCTCGTTCGAGAAGGCACGGGTGGATCGGCTGTGTATGTTGAGCTTGTCGAGAGAAGACAGAATGCCATCCCTTATAGAAGACCATCAGGCGATTACGGACTGCGTCAAAGCCAACGACGCCGAAGGCGCAGTGGCCGCCGGTATGCTCCACCTATCCCGGCTTGATGAAACCATCGACGCGATTTTCCGCGAGAACCCCAACTACTTCGAAACCTGA
- the xylB gene encoding xylulokinase, which produces MAHLGIDMGTSAIKVCVTDDAGEVVATSEGPLTSQHPFTGASEQAPDAWIAALGVAMAGLPANLRETIKVIGLSGQMHGAVTLDENRKPLRPAILWNDGRAVAECAAMSAAVPEIGHITGVPPMPGFTAPKLLWLSRHEPEVHARIAHVLLPKDYVGLYLHGNLATDPSDAAGTSWFNQHSGQWSQALCDASATDIAWLPPVLAGHAVAGHLGADAALALGLPQGIPVATGAGDGAAGAVGIGAVAPGDGFISLGTSGQVFVTTKTCEPNPERRTHAYAHTLPNLWFQMAAMLNGARPMAWLAELLQRPIADLLAEAETAAPGPLFLPYLSGERTPHGDNEIRAGFWGLSETTTQGTMMRAVVEAIAFTFADAQTAMAAGGAKPDTLLAIGGGTRSDFLLQMIADVIQVPLGRSDAAEVGPALGAARLGQMALGGAPSDVATKPEVSRWFTPDPARAAELAPRLAGYRALYPALKAVGAAMDA; this is translated from the coding sequence GTGGCACATCTGGGCATTGATATGGGCACCTCGGCAATCAAGGTCTGCGTGACTGACGACGCGGGCGAGGTTGTGGCAACGTCCGAGGGGCCGCTGACCTCTCAACACCCATTCACCGGAGCCAGCGAACAAGCGCCCGACGCTTGGATTGCCGCCCTAGGCGTGGCGATGGCGGGCTTGCCTGCCAATCTGCGCGAAACGATCAAGGTCATCGGCCTGTCGGGCCAAATGCACGGCGCTGTAACCTTGGATGAGAACCGCAAACCCCTGCGCCCCGCGATCTTATGGAACGATGGCCGCGCCGTGGCCGAATGTGCCGCGATGAGCGCCGCCGTGCCCGAAATCGGACATATCACCGGCGTCCCCCCCATGCCCGGATTCACTGCGCCCAAACTGCTATGGCTCAGCCGCCATGAGCCAGAGGTTCACGCCCGTATTGCCCATGTGCTTCTACCCAAGGATTATGTGGGGCTGTACCTGCATGGAAACTTGGCGACAGACCCGTCTGACGCGGCGGGAACATCATGGTTTAATCAACATTCCGGTCAATGGTCGCAGGCTTTGTGCGATGCCTCCGCCACTGATATCGCGTGGCTGCCCCCTGTGCTGGCGGGTCACGCCGTGGCCGGGCACCTCGGCGCTGATGCGGCCCTTGCCCTTGGCTTGCCTCAAGGCATCCCCGTGGCCACCGGGGCGGGCGACGGCGCGGCAGGCGCCGTGGGGATTGGGGCCGTCGCACCGGGCGATGGCTTCATCTCGCTTGGCACATCGGGGCAAGTCTTTGTGACCACCAAAACATGTGAGCCAAACCCCGAGCGCCGGACCCACGCCTACGCCCACACCTTGCCGAACCTGTGGTTTCAGATGGCCGCCATGCTCAACGGCGCGCGGCCCATGGCGTGGTTGGCCGAGCTGCTGCAACGCCCGATCGCTGACTTGTTGGCCGAGGCCGAAACCGCCGCCCCCGGCCCACTGTTCCTGCCCTACCTGAGCGGAGAGCGTACCCCCCACGGCGACAACGAAATTCGCGCGGGGTTTTGGGGCCTGTCCGAGACAACCACCCAAGGCACCATGATGCGCGCGGTGGTGGAGGCCATCGCCTTCACCTTCGCCGATGCCCAAACCGCCATGGCCGCGGGCGGCGCGAAACCCGACACGCTTCTGGCCATCGGCGGCGGCACCCGCAGCGACTTTCTGTTGCAAATGATCGCCGACGTGATCCAAGTGCCCCTTGGGCGCAGCGATGCGGCAGAGGTTGGCCCCGCCCTGGGGGCCGCGCGTTTGGGGCAAATGGCGCTTGGCGGCGCCCCATCGGACGTCGCCACCAAGCCCGAGGTGAGCCGCTGGTTCACCCCCGACCCGGCCCGCGCCGCCGAATTGGCACCGCGCCTTGCGGGTTACCGCGCCCTCTATCCGGCTCTCAAAGCCGTGGGCGCGGCAATGGACGCCTAG
- a CDS encoding NADH:flavin oxidoreductase produces MTKDPLLQPYQLKHLTLKNRIMTTSHEPAYPEDGMPKDRYRAYHEERAKAGVALAMTAGSAAVSKDSPPVFNNILAYQDEVVPWIQNLTDGCHEHGCAVMIQLTHLGRRTTWNKGDWLPSVSSSKHREPAHRAFPKLIEDWDIERIINDFADAAERMMAGGMDGIELQVYGHLLDQFWSPLTNDLVGPYGADTLENRMRFPLDVLAAIRKRVGDGFIVGFRYTADEAQKGGITAEDGLKISQKLAETEQLDFLNVVRGRIHTDPAMTDLIPIQGMKNAPHLDFVGQVKKLTGMPTFHAAKIPDVATARHAVEAGLLDMVGMTRAHMADPHVVKKIMEGREDDIRPCVGATYCLDRIYETGDALCIHNAATGRELTMPHTIQPAEKKRKVVVVGAGPAGLEAARVAAERGHDVTVFEAQPDPGGQVRLTAQSARRREMISIIDWRMAQCAARDVTFHFNAWAEVEDVTALNPDVVIIATGGMPNTELFETGQDAAHVVTSWDIISGDVKPAKNVLIYDESGDHAGLQAAEIAAAAGSTVEVMTPDRVFAAGVMAMNLVPYMRSLQDKDVTFTVTRRLLDVAKNGNQLTAVIGTDYSDHSTTKDVDQVVVNYGTLPLDALYFDLKPLSSNGGAVDHEALIEGVPQTVERNADGAFQLFRIGDAVSARNTHAAIYDALRLVKDL; encoded by the coding sequence ATGACCAAAGATCCCTTGCTGCAACCCTACCAGTTGAAACATCTCACCTTGAAGAACCGGATCATGACCACCAGCCATGAACCGGCCTATCCCGAAGATGGGATGCCGAAAGATCGCTATCGTGCCTACCATGAGGAACGGGCAAAAGCGGGCGTTGCGCTAGCTATGACGGCAGGATCGGCGGCGGTTTCCAAGGACAGCCCGCCGGTGTTCAACAACATCCTCGCCTACCAAGATGAGGTCGTGCCGTGGATTCAGAACCTGACCGACGGGTGCCACGAACATGGCTGTGCGGTGATGATCCAGCTGACCCATCTGGGGCGGCGGACTACATGGAACAAGGGCGACTGGCTGCCCTCTGTTTCCTCGTCCAAACATCGCGAACCGGCGCATCGGGCCTTTCCCAAGCTGATCGAGGATTGGGATATCGAGCGCATCATCAACGACTTCGCCGATGCCGCAGAGCGGATGATGGCAGGTGGCATGGATGGGATCGAATTGCAGGTTTACGGCCACCTATTGGACCAGTTCTGGTCGCCCTTGACCAATGATCTGGTGGGGCCGTACGGCGCCGACACGTTGGAAAACCGGATGCGGTTCCCGCTGGACGTTCTGGCGGCCATTCGCAAACGGGTGGGGGACGGGTTCATCGTCGGGTTCCGTTATACGGCGGATGAAGCGCAGAAGGGTGGCATCACGGCTGAGGACGGCTTGAAGATCTCGCAAAAACTGGCCGAGACGGAACAGCTCGACTTCCTGAACGTGGTGCGCGGGCGTATCCATACGGACCCGGCCATGACCGATCTGATCCCGATCCAAGGCATGAAGAACGCCCCGCATCTGGATTTCGTGGGCCAGGTCAAGAAGTTGACGGGAATGCCCACGTTCCATGCGGCGAAAATTCCTGACGTGGCCACCGCCCGTCACGCGGTAGAGGCGGGGCTTTTGGACATGGTCGGCATGACCCGCGCCCATATGGCCGACCCCCACGTGGTCAAGAAGATCATGGAAGGGCGCGAGGATGATATCCGCCCCTGCGTCGGGGCCACCTATTGCCTCGACCGGATCTACGAGACGGGGGACGCATTGTGCATTCACAACGCCGCAACGGGGCGAGAGCTGACCATGCCTCACACCATCCAACCCGCTGAAAAGAAGCGCAAAGTTGTGGTCGTGGGGGCGGGTCCCGCCGGGTTGGAAGCGGCCCGTGTGGCGGCGGAGCGTGGCCATGACGTGACGGTATTTGAAGCGCAGCCTGATCCCGGCGGGCAGGTGCGCCTGACGGCCCAAAGCGCGCGGCGGCGCGAGATGATCTCGATCATTGATTGGCGCATGGCCCAATGCGCGGCCCGCGATGTGACGTTCCATTTCAACGCATGGGCTGAGGTGGAAGACGTGACCGCGTTGAACCCCGACGTGGTGATTATTGCCACCGGCGGCATGCCCAATACCGAGTTGTTCGAGACAGGCCAGGACGCGGCCCATGTCGTGACCTCTTGGGACATTATCTCGGGCGATGTGAAACCGGCCAAGAACGTGCTGATCTATGACGAAAGTGGCGATCACGCGGGCCTTCAGGCCGCCGAGATTGCCGCAGCAGCCGGGTCCACCGTGGAGGTGATGACACCGGACCGAGTTTTCGCAGCGGGCGTTATGGCAATGAACCTGGTGCCCTATATGCGGTCGCTCCAAGACAAGGACGTGACCTTTACCGTCACGCGCCGCTTGCTGGACGTGGCCAAAAACGGCAACCAGCTAACGGCGGTGATCGGCACCGATTACAGTGACCATTCGACCACAAAGGACGTGGATCAGGTGGTGGTCAACTACGGGACCTTGCCGTTGGATGCTTTGTATTTCGACCTCAAACCGCTCAGTTCCAACGGCGGGGCGGTGGATCACGAGGCGCTTATCGAAGGCGTGCCACAAACGGTTGAGCGCAATGCCGATGGAGCGTTTCAACTGTTCCGCATCGGCGATGCGGTGTCCGCCCGCAATACCCACGCCGCCATCTATGACGCGCTTCGGTTGGTGAAAGACCTCTAG
- a CDS encoding ferric reductase-like transmembrane domain-containing protein yields the protein MRNFLSRTHPFLLWLVPALPAIAMTYDALTSANPRVFHILVHPSGETSARLLIVTLMATPLAMLLKGWRGPQWMKRNRRYLGVAAFGYALLHTVFYLLDKASAATVLAELSRLYIWTGWIAFLIFVPLAATSLDFFVRKMGTWWKWLQRWTYGAAVLTLVHWAALHNWSGSVPALVHFGPLIALEAYRVWYWYLRPRPGRPAAG from the coding sequence ATGCGTAACTTCCTCTCTCGGACCCACCCTTTCTTGCTTTGGCTGGTGCCGGCGTTGCCCGCCATCGCCATGACCTATGACGCGCTGACCTCGGCCAATCCAAGAGTGTTCCACATTCTGGTGCATCCGTCTGGCGAAACCTCGGCCAGATTGCTGATAGTCACCTTAATGGCCACGCCTTTGGCGATGTTGTTGAAGGGGTGGCGAGGGCCGCAATGGATGAAACGCAATCGCCGATATCTGGGCGTTGCGGCGTTCGGTTATGCCTTGTTGCACACGGTCTTTTACTTGCTCGACAAAGCCTCTGCCGCGACGGTGCTGGCCGAACTTTCGCGCCTGTACATCTGGACCGGCTGGATCGCGTTCCTGATCTTCGTGCCCTTGGCGGCAACCTCGTTGGATTTCTTCGTGCGCAAGATGGGGACGTGGTGGAAATGGCTGCAACGCTGGACCTATGGAGCGGCAGTGTTGACGCTAGTCCATTGGGCGGCACTGCATAATTGGAGCGGCTCGGTGCCCGCATTGGTCCACTTTGGTCCGCTTATCGCGCTGGAGGCGTATCGCGTTTGGTACTGGTATCTGCGACCACGGCCCGGTCGCCCCGCGGCGGGTTAG